From the Comamonas odontotermitis genome, one window contains:
- a CDS encoding Hsp70 family protein — protein sequence MTESTSFGSARYVVGIDLGTSHTVVASVPLSGVAGEIALLNIPQRSTAGEVLAQPLLPSVRYQAAPGELGDAWREPWPPQGADAQAPAVIGRWARDLGTAVPERLVASAKSWLSHTGVDRTAPILPWGAAEDVAKVSPLAASSAYLAHVRAAWDRAHPEAPLHQQTVVLTVPASFDEGARALTLEAAQLAGLPGVHLLEEPKAAFHDWLVLQGEQLASQLAGSRLVLVVDVGGGTTDLTLIRVEASPDGGLPVLTRTAVGEHLMLGGDNMDLALAHQLEAQFAGEGERLPAPRFAQLVQRCRIAKEQLLAADAPERVAVTLLGGGSRLLAQARSATLTREQVRQWVVDGFLPPAQISDIPARRQGALRGFGLPYPADAAISRHLAQFLSQHAAGADAAHLPDTVLLNGGVFHAHAVVERLTEQLSAWRGSPVRVLHNPHPDWAVARGAAAYGLARFQPVIEEKADSDEQDQAQAAIKIDKSVIAARLPQIGGGSARSYWLLLPAKSGARPQGICLLPRGTEEGVRIVLSGRRFALRLGEAVRFNLLASSRSDIPAQAGQIAAIGGEGWVELPPLSTVLPAPQGRDKAQVEVQLQASMTEVGTLEVRCVPAQKSGDASPSWLLPFSVRGAVRGAVSDAVSDGIDATDLVADGADEASARGQNGLNSHDARLPEAVALIDRIFGNQAQDVTAKEVRQLRQSLEKVLGPREAWGIALLRALFDALLARARRRRRTVEHERVWLNLAGWCLRPGVGAELDAWRMEQVWALYPHGLGHGKEAGNWTEWWVFWRRVAAGLSEAQQMELLEDVAGHMQKAVQQTARGKSSHGSYDDMLRLFAAMEAVPWQYRQEMGQWMLQRLKRPEETVQTWWAIGRLAARQPLAANAHLVMPPEAAQEFLNATLAQDWRRNETAMFAAVQMARMTGDRARDLADAARAQVLEKMRAAGAPPRWIAMVEQVVQMEAEDQKRSFGDSLPPGLVLL from the coding sequence GTGACTGAAAGCACTTCTTTTGGCTCCGCGCGTTATGTGGTGGGCATCGACCTGGGCACCAGCCACACCGTCGTCGCCAGCGTGCCTTTGAGCGGTGTGGCCGGAGAGATTGCACTGCTGAACATTCCCCAGCGCAGCACGGCTGGCGAGGTGCTTGCGCAGCCCCTGCTGCCTTCGGTGCGCTACCAGGCGGCACCCGGCGAGCTGGGAGACGCCTGGCGTGAGCCCTGGCCGCCGCAGGGTGCCGATGCGCAGGCGCCTGCCGTCATCGGCCGCTGGGCGCGTGATCTGGGCACGGCCGTGCCGGAGCGGCTGGTGGCTAGCGCCAAGAGCTGGCTGTCGCACACCGGCGTGGATCGCACGGCGCCCATCCTGCCCTGGGGCGCTGCTGAAGATGTGGCCAAGGTATCTCCGCTGGCGGCATCGAGCGCCTATCTGGCCCATGTTCGCGCCGCGTGGGACCGCGCACACCCCGAGGCCCCGCTGCACCAGCAGACCGTGGTGCTGACGGTGCCTGCCTCGTTCGACGAAGGCGCGCGTGCGCTGACGCTGGAGGCCGCGCAGCTGGCGGGCCTGCCCGGTGTGCATCTGCTCGAAGAGCCCAAGGCCGCCTTTCACGACTGGCTGGTGCTGCAGGGCGAACAGCTGGCATCTCAATTGGCGGGCAGCCGGTTGGTGTTGGTCGTCGACGTGGGCGGCGGCACGACCGACCTGACGCTGATCCGCGTGGAGGCGTCGCCCGACGGCGGCCTGCCCGTGCTCACGCGTACGGCCGTGGGCGAGCACCTGATGCTGGGTGGCGACAACATGGATCTGGCGCTCGCCCACCAGCTGGAGGCGCAGTTTGCAGGGGAGGGCGAGCGGTTGCCAGCCCCAAGATTTGCCCAACTGGTGCAGCGCTGCCGCATCGCCAAGGAGCAATTGCTGGCTGCCGATGCGCCTGAGCGTGTGGCGGTGACGCTGCTGGGCGGCGGCAGCCGCCTGCTGGCCCAGGCCCGTAGCGCCACGCTCACGCGCGAGCAGGTGCGCCAATGGGTGGTCGATGGTTTTTTGCCGCCCGCGCAGATCAGCGATATTCCCGCCCGGCGGCAGGGCGCGCTGCGCGGCTTTGGCCTGCCGTATCCGGCCGATGCGGCGATTTCGCGGCATCTGGCGCAGTTTCTGTCGCAACACGCTGCTGGCGCTGATGCAGCCCATCTGCCCGATACCGTGCTGCTCAACGGCGGCGTCTTCCACGCCCATGCCGTGGTGGAGCGGCTGACCGAGCAGCTCTCGGCCTGGCGCGGCAGCCCGGTGCGCGTGCTGCACAACCCGCACCCTGACTGGGCCGTGGCGCGCGGCGCGGCAGCGTATGGACTGGCGCGTTTTCAGCCGGTTATTGAAGAAAAAGCGGATTCGGACGAGCAGGATCAGGCGCAGGCTGCTATCAAAATTGATAAGTCAGTGATTGCCGCGCGCCTGCCGCAGATCGGCGGCGGCTCGGCGCGTAGCTACTGGCTGCTGTTGCCCGCAAAATCTGGCGCCCGCCCGCAAGGCATCTGCCTGTTGCCGCGCGGCACGGAAGAGGGTGTGCGCATCGTGCTCTCGGGCCGGCGCTTTGCGCTGCGGCTGGGCGAGGCCGTGCGCTTCAATCTGCTGGCCAGCAGCCGCAGCGATATACCGGCGCAGGCGGGGCAGATTGCCGCGATCGGCGGCGAGGGCTGGGTGGAGCTGCCACCGCTATCCACGGTGCTGCCCGCACCGCAAGGGCGCGATAAGGCACAGGTCGAAGTGCAGTTGCAGGCCAGCATGACCGAAGTGGGCACGCTGGAAGTGCGCTGCGTACCCGCGCAGAAGTCTGGCGATGCCTCCCCCTCCTGGCTGCTGCCGTTCTCCGTGCGTGGTGCTGTACGTGGTGCAGTAAGCGATGCAGTGAGCGATGGCATTGATGCTACTGATTTGGTAGCTGATGGTGCAGACGAAGCAAGCGCCAGAGGCCAAAATGGCTTGAATTCACACGATGCACGCCTGCCTGAGGCCGTCGCACTGATCGATCGCATTTTCGGCAACCAGGCGCAGGACGTGACGGCCAAGGAAGTGCGCCAATTGCGCCAATCGCTGGAAAAAGTGCTGGGCCCGCGCGAGGCCTGGGGCATTGCCCTGCTGCGCGCCTTGTTCGATGCCTTGCTGGCCCGCGCCCGGCGCCGCCGCCGCACCGTGGAGCATGAGCGCGTCTGGCTCAACCTCGCAGGCTGGTGCCTGCGGCCCGGAGTGGGGGCAGAACTCGATGCCTGGCGCATGGAGCAGGTCTGGGCGCTCTATCCCCATGGACTGGGCCATGGCAAGGAAGCAGGCAACTGGACCGAGTGGTGGGTGTTCTGGCGCCGCGTGGCGGCGGGCCTGAGCGAAGCGCAGCAGATGGAACTGCTCGAAGACGTGGCTGGCCACATGCAAAAAGCCGTGCAGCAAACTGCCCGGGGCAAGAGCAGCCATGGCAGCTACGACGATATGCTGCGCCTGTTTGCTGCCATGGAGGCCGTGCCCTGGCAGTACCGCCAGGAAATGGGCCAGTGGATGCTGCAGCGCTTGAAGCGCCCCGAGGAAACCGTGCAGACCTGGTGGGCCATCGGCCGCCTTGCCGCGCGCCAGCCGTTGGCTGCCAACGCGCACCTCGTGATGCCACCCGAAGCTGCGCAGGAATTTCTGAACGCCACGCTCGCCCAGGACTGGCGCAGAAACGAAACCGCCATGTTCGCCGCCGTGCAGATGGCCCGCATGACCGGAGACCGCGCGCGCGATCTGGCGGATGCCGCGCGTGCCCAGGTGCTGGAGAAAATGCGCGCCGCAGGCGCCCCGCCGCGCTGGATCGCCATGGTGGAGCAGGTGGTGCAGATGGAAGCCGAAGACCAGAAACGCAGCTTTGGCGACAGCCTGCCGCCGGGGCTGGTATTGCTGTAG
- a CDS encoding Hsp70 family protein — protein sequence MEHNAQYSIGIDLGTTHCALSWVDRSASDGEKVVQGVLDIPQLTGPASVEAKPLLPSFLYLPHESELTAADMALPWGAQQDFVVGELARTRGAATPIRLVSSAKSWLCHPGVDRRSPLLPADAPPEVHRVSPLTASIRYLSHLRWAWEQAHPEAPFDAQDITVTIPASFDPAARELTAEACKAAGFQNLTLLEEPQAALYSWIQATGGDWRKQVSNGDVILVVDVGGGTTDLSLIAVLERDGNLELQRVAVGEHILLGGDNMDLALAYGVARKLAQEGKQLDAWQTRALAHGCRAAKEQLLADENLQAVPVVVPSRGSKLIGGSIRTEVTRAEVLAMLVEGFFPQVAVSDKPQTRARGALTQLGLPYAQDAAVTRHLAAFLSRQAGACEQIEGLQGTQPAGASFLHPTAILFNGGVLKAGQIEQRILAVVNGWLAAEGAQPARLLDGANLDLAVARGAAYYGHIAAQGHGVRIRGGTAQSYYVGVESNMPAIPGMEPPISALCLAPFGMEEGTEVALDAQEFGLVVGEPVRLRFFGSSVRRSDAVGTMLDFWGPEELVELQEIEAHLPAEGRASGEVVPVTLHARVTDIGTLELNAVPVGGSERWKVEFDVRAETVAADAEPAAY from the coding sequence ATGGAGCACAACGCACAGTACAGCATCGGCATTGACCTGGGCACCACGCACTGCGCGCTGTCATGGGTGGACAGGTCCGCCAGCGACGGCGAGAAAGTGGTGCAGGGCGTGCTGGACATTCCCCAGCTCACCGGGCCGGCCAGCGTAGAGGCCAAGCCGCTGCTGCCATCCTTTCTGTACCTGCCGCACGAGAGCGAGTTGACGGCTGCCGACATGGCGCTGCCATGGGGCGCGCAGCAGGATTTTGTGGTGGGCGAGTTGGCGCGCACGCGCGGCGCTGCCACGCCGATCCGGCTGGTCTCCAGCGCCAAGAGCTGGCTGTGCCACCCCGGTGTGGACCGCCGCTCGCCGCTGCTGCCCGCCGATGCGCCACCCGAGGTGCACCGTGTATCGCCGCTCACCGCCTCCATCCGCTACCTCTCGCACCTGCGCTGGGCCTGGGAGCAGGCCCACCCCGAGGCGCCGTTTGACGCCCAGGACATCACCGTCACCATTCCCGCATCGTTCGACCCCGCGGCGCGCGAGCTGACGGCCGAGGCGTGCAAGGCGGCGGGGTTCCAGAACCTGACACTGCTCGAAGAGCCCCAGGCCGCGCTGTACAGCTGGATTCAGGCCACGGGTGGCGACTGGCGCAAGCAGGTCAGCAACGGCGACGTGATCCTCGTCGTGGACGTGGGCGGCGGCACCACCGACCTGTCGCTGATCGCCGTGCTGGAGCGCGATGGCAATCTGGAACTGCAGCGCGTCGCCGTGGGCGAGCACATCCTGCTGGGCGGCGACAACATGGACCTGGCCCTGGCCTACGGCGTAGCGCGCAAGCTTGCACAAGAGGGCAAGCAGCTCGATGCCTGGCAGACCCGGGCGCTTGCCCATGGCTGCCGCGCCGCCAAGGAGCAGTTGCTGGCTGACGAAAACCTGCAGGCCGTGCCCGTGGTGGTGCCCAGCCGTGGCAGCAAGCTCATCGGCGGCAGCATCCGCACCGAGGTGACGCGCGCCGAAGTGCTCGCCATGCTGGTGGAAGGCTTCTTCCCACAGGTCGCCGTCAGCGACAAGCCCCAGACCCGTGCGCGCGGCGCGCTCACGCAGCTGGGCCTGCCCTATGCGCAGGACGCGGCCGTCACCCGCCACCTGGCGGCATTTCTGTCGCGCCAGGCCGGGGCTTGCGAGCAGATCGAAGGCCTGCAAGGCACGCAGCCTGCGGGCGCGAGCTTCCTGCACCCCACGGCTATTCTGTTCAATGGCGGCGTACTCAAGGCCGGGCAGATCGAGCAGCGCATTCTCGCCGTTGTGAACGGCTGGCTCGCTGCCGAAGGTGCGCAGCCCGCGCGCCTGCTCGATGGCGCCAACCTCGATCTGGCTGTTGCGCGCGGCGCCGCCTACTACGGCCATATCGCAGCCCAAGGCCACGGCGTGCGCATCCGTGGTGGCACGGCGCAAAGCTATTACGTGGGCGTGGAATCGAACATGCCAGCCATCCCCGGCATGGAGCCGCCCATCTCGGCCCTGTGCCTGGCGCCCTTCGGCATGGAAGAGGGCACGGAAGTGGCGCTGGACGCGCAAGAGTTCGGCCTCGTCGTGGGCGAGCCGGTGCGCCTGCGCTTCTTTGGCTCCAGCGTGCGCCGCAGCGACGCCGTTGGCACCATGCTGGACTTCTGGGGCCCCGAAGAACTGGTGGAACTGCAGGAGATTGAAGCACACCTGCCCGCCGAGGGCCGCGCGAGCGGCGAAGTGGTCCCCGTCACCCTGCATGCCCGCGTGACCGACATCGGCACGCTGGAACTCAACGCCGTGCCGGTGGGCGGCAGCGAGCGCTGGAAGGTGGAGTTCGATGTGCGGGCGGAGACTGTAGCCGCAGACGCCGAGCCTGCCGCGTATTGA